In a single window of the Brevinematia bacterium genome:
- a CDS encoding carboxypeptidase regulatory-like domain-containing protein, which yields GISNDNLKIRYIVKDKNRPDLFTSTIGSNIFYPIPQRITNLIEKGMTITQEISIFNAKSDRTSDFIAEANGSYGDWNIRFFLDDVDVTSYVTADGLSIEGIPSFGKRNLRVITTLASNSAYTFESNYVVKVKLHSYTKLVRDEFDIVFKVDDKGKPDVFISSIHDGIYYPDPQNVTNKIEKGERITNYFYVQNDRGDMSEFITIRGSMNTNSDWSYRIELYLDGVWENISDSFTNEGYVVNIPSGSVVTGRVVIYLGASSHIPSGITNSVVVEALSQGKLVRDLVTFKTIVVEPRPDLIAIPVSSGGSQTGGDFYESSISTVSANSVSKGFVMLVQPSIYSILIENDDVVDDEIVVNVSGELFVADKWQVKVKNQNEEDVTLIMSNLGITNKIPGKRNIIYIVEVKLLNPYNVLIGESNVVYFSVYSVKNTNKVDFIKLVTTRIEVEISGKVVEKVSGSHISGALIEVYESRTGNLAKTISSDNEGKFSVKLIPTTYKFIVKKDGYINLDKEITIPEVLEYTLENFELLRFNLKDEVLDMHSFPNPVNAGGKIKVLVNVPQKSRIWVLVMNMNGTIVKKFANGEEYEKGKYSFDWDLRADDGTTLKQGIYLLVVNNGREIITKKVMVK from the coding sequence CGGGAATATCAAACGATAATCTTAAGATAAGATACATTGTCAAAGACAAAAACAGACCTGACCTGTTTACATCAACTATTGGTAGTAACATATTCTATCCAATACCTCAGAGAATCACGAACCTTATAGAAAAGGGTATGACCATAACCCAGGAGATCTCTATCTTCAACGCAAAAAGTGATAGAACATCCGACTTCATAGCTGAAGCTAATGGAAGCTATGGTGATTGGAATATCAGATTTTTCTTAGATGATGTTGATGTAACTTCCTATGTTACTGCAGATGGCCTTAGTATTGAGGGAATACCTTCTTTTGGAAAAAGAAACTTGAGAGTAATCACTACTCTAGCCTCAAACTCAGCTTATACTTTTGAGAGTAACTACGTAGTCAAGGTAAAGCTACACTCATATACTAAGCTTGTCAGAGATGAATTTGACATTGTTTTCAAGGTTGATGATAAAGGAAAACCTGACGTGTTTATAAGCAGTATCCATGATGGTATTTACTACCCAGATCCACAGAATGTAACCAACAAGATAGAGAAAGGTGAGAGAATAACAAACTACTTCTATGTTCAGAATGACAGAGGTGACATGAGCGAGTTTATAACAATCAGAGGTAGTATGAACACCAATTCTGATTGGAGTTATAGAATTGAACTTTACTTGGATGGAGTATGGGAGAACATATCTGATAGCTTTACAAATGAAGGATATGTAGTCAATATACCTTCAGGAAGTGTAGTTACGGGAAGGGTTGTTATTTACTTGGGAGCTTCATCTCACATTCCTAGTGGTATCACTAACTCTGTCGTAGTAGAAGCTCTGTCCCAGGGTAAGTTAGTCAGAGATTTGGTAACCTTCAAAACTATTGTTGTTGAACCAAGGCCCGATCTTATAGCAATACCAGTGAGCAGTGGTGGTAGTCAAACTGGCGGTGACTTCTATGAGTCAAGTATTAGCACTGTATCTGCTAACTCAGTTTCAAAAGGTTTTGTTATGCTCGTCCAACCTTCTATATATTCAATCCTTATAGAGAACGATGATGTTGTTGACGATGAGATCGTAGTAAATGTTTCCGGAGAACTATTTGTCGCCGACAAGTGGCAGGTTAAGGTCAAAAACCAAAATGAAGAGGATGTTACCTTGATCATGTCAAATCTAGGGATAACCAACAAAATCCCTGGCAAAAGAAACATAATCTACATAGTTGAGGTTAAATTACTAAATCCTTACAATGTGCTAATAGGTGAAAGTAATGTTGTTTATTTTAGTGTCTACTCTGTGAAGAATACCAACAAAGTTGACTTTATAAAACTTGTAACTACAAGGATTGAAGTTGAGATTAGTGGTAAGGTTGTTGAGAAAGTAAGTGGTAGTCACATTTCCGGTGCTTTAATTGAAGTTTATGAATCCCGAACAGGTAATTTAGCCAAAACTATAAGTTCTGACAACGAAGGTAAATTCTCCGTTAAGTTGATTCCTACTACTTATAAGTTTATTGTGAAGAAAGATGGATATATTAACCTTGATAAGGAAATAACAATACCTGAAGTTTTGGAATATACTCTTGAGAATTTTGAACTTCTTAGGTTCAATCTAAAGGATGAAGTTCTTGATATGCACTCATTCCCGAATCCTGTTAATGCTGGTGGTAAGATCAAGGTTTTGGTTAACGTTCCTCAGAAATCCAGGATATGGGTATTAGTTATGAACATGAACGGAACTATTGTAAAGAAGTTTGCTAATGGCGAAGAATATGAAAAAGGGAAGTATAGTTTTGATTGGGATCTAAGAGCAGATGACGGAACTACACTAAAGCAGGGAATATACCTATTGGTTGTTAATAATGGTAGAGAAATCATAACAAAGAAAGTAATGGTGAAATGA